The bacterium region CTTATGTTAATTCCGCGCCTCATTTGGGGTTCGCTTTGGAGGCGATTCAAGCCGATGTCATCGCCCGTTATCATCGTCTTTTGAAAAATGATGTTTTCTTTTTAACAGGGACAGATGAGCACGGCGTAAAAGTGGCGAAAGCCGCGAAAGAAGCGGGGAAAACCCCGGAAGAATTTACTGACGAAATCTCCGGTAAATACAAGGCCTTGAAAGAAGTATTGAATTTGTCAACCGACGATTCTATCAGAACTACTGACCAAAAAAGGCATTGGCCGGCAGTCAAAAAGGCCTGGCTGAAATTCAAAGAAAATAAAGATGTTTATCTGAAAAAATATGAAGGACTTTATTGCCCAGGGTGCGAGGCCTTTATCACTAAAAAAGATTTAGTAAAC contains the following coding sequences:
- a CDS encoding class I tRNA ligase family protein codes for the protein MKKTFYISTALPYVNSAPHLGFALEAIQADVIARYHRLLKNDVFFLTGTDEHGVKVAKAAKEAGKTPEEFTDEISGKYKALKEVLNLSTDDSIRTTDQKRHWPAVKKAWLKFKENKDVYLKKYEGLYCPGCEAFITKKDLVN